The Pyrobaculum sp. 3827-6 genome has a segment encoding these proteins:
- a CDS encoding ATPase, T2SS/T4P/T4SS family, translating to MRLFSRSRDVEEGSEGGGGRRGLFGRRRKGEGEEEGGSGVSVRVWRGGVEGRVVESYRVGISTVSVVERGASLYYVVEDPPVSERDLRRLGSVLERISEELEDPGLFLDVQRREEARAYLRERLGKLGVKSDVLVALAERELLGFGPLDPVLRDKNLENVECKGPDVPLTVFHSRHGRMETNMSFSRGELDRLVQRLVFLSGRTISISSPKVDNAFLPGVGRLTATYGGEISPQGSSFVVRIFPERPWTVLGLLERGTISPELGAYLWLAVEFKMPILVAGEMGSGKTSYANALLGLAPPDKRIGTAEDLPEFKIPHLNWQSLITDDRRGVTLMDLVALLLRYNVDYVVINEIRGARNQRGEVDAVAWFQAVATGHGGVTTIHADTVEDVFNRLDQMGIPPSYLTSLALVVYIGRFKIGGRIQRRTQYVFDIVDPAKRLYNTIFRYDRDCDCYRAEGLESARTTKRIMELAKWDAERFKAELDRRAEFLRRLLCIHQRKPIVDLRELAELFARFYRGYMPEVGDCAPAQLGPRQPAAAPRPSAEWVLRFRGPRGRKVYYFEPSPGLVLLNVEGNSRVVEDEVFELYVNGSGELRYRVEMDGREVGRGVLPLVKQAPGGVSGDLVPASSGAAPPAGRGAEAAGAVGEETLVAEETKVVEETLVAPQVGDLCIKFGGGVVKLVDGKVYGRADFGFLEADLASYVSRQHFKSMRVEGRWYLVDLGSKNGLYINGARVEAGGRAEVWPGYRVRVGKAEGVVELC from the coding sequence ATGCGGCTGTTTTCCAGATCTAGGGATGTGGAGGAGGGTTCTGAGGGGGGTGGTGGGCGTCGTGGGTTGTTTGGTAGGAGGAGGAAGGGTGAAGGGGAGGAGGAGGGGGGGTCTGGGGTGTCTGTTAGGGTGTGGCGTGGGGGTGTGGAGGGGCGTGTGGTGGAGTCTTATAGGGTGGGTATTTCGACGGTTAGTGTTGTGGAGCGCGGCGCGTCTCTTTACTATGTGGTGGAGGACCCTCCCGTCTCGGAGAGGGATTTAAGGAGGCTGGGGTCTGTGTTGGAGAGGATTTCTGAGGAGTTGGAGGATCCTGGGCTTTTTCTGGACGTCCAGAGGCGGGAGGAGGCTAGGGCTTATCTGAGGGAGAGGCTTGGGAAGCTGGGGGTTAAGAGCGACGTTTTGGTGGCGTTGGCGGAGCGGGAGCTTTTGGGGTTTGGGCCTCTGGATCCTGTGCTTAGGGATAAGAATTTGGAGAATGTGGAGTGTAAGGGGCCTGATGTGCCGCTGACGGTGTTTCACTCGCGGCATGGCCGTATGGAGACTAATATGTCGTTTTCGAGGGGGGAGCTTGACCGGCTGGTGCAGAGGCTGGTTTTTCTGTCTGGGAGGACTATCAGCATCTCTAGCCCGAAGGTTGACAACGCTTTTCTGCCGGGGGTTGGGCGCCTCACCGCGACCTACGGGGGGGAGATCTCTCCTCAGGGCTCGTCGTTTGTGGTGCGTATTTTTCCGGAGAGGCCTTGGACGGTGCTGGGGCTTCTGGAGCGGGGTACTATTTCGCCGGAGCTGGGGGCTTATCTGTGGCTTGCTGTGGAGTTTAAGATGCCGATTTTGGTGGCTGGGGAGATGGGGTCTGGGAAGACTAGCTACGCCAATGCCCTTCTGGGGCTGGCGCCGCCTGACAAGCGGATCGGCACCGCGGAGGACCTCCCCGAGTTTAAAATTCCTCATTTGAACTGGCAGTCGCTTATTACCGACGATAGGAGGGGGGTTACGCTTATGGATCTGGTGGCTCTTCTCCTGCGCTACAACGTGGATTATGTTGTTATCAACGAGATTAGGGGTGCGAGGAATCAGAGGGGGGAGGTGGACGCCGTGGCGTGGTTCCAGGCTGTGGCGACGGGGCACGGGGGTGTCACCACAATACACGCCGACACTGTGGAGGACGTGTTTAATAGACTTGACCAGATGGGTATCCCGCCGTCGTACCTCACCTCCCTGGCGCTTGTGGTGTATATCGGGAGGTTTAAGATCGGGGGGAGGATCCAGCGCAGGACTCAGTACGTTTTTGACATCGTGGACCCCGCGAAGAGGCTTTACAACACCATATTTAGATACGACAGGGACTGCGACTGCTACCGGGCTGAGGGTCTCGAGTCGGCGAGGACTACTAAGAGGATTATGGAGCTGGCTAAGTGGGACGCCGAGAGGTTCAAGGCGGAGTTGGATAGGAGGGCTGAGTTCCTGAGGAGGCTCCTCTGCATCCACCAGAGGAAGCCTATTGTTGATCTTAGGGAGTTGGCCGAGCTTTTTGCGAGGTTTTATAGGGGGTACATGCCTGAGGTTGGGGACTGCGCACCGGCGCAGCTGGGGCCTCGGCAGCCCGCCGCCGCGCCTAGGCCCTCTGCTGAGTGGGTTCTGAGGTTTAGGGGGCCGCGCGGCAGGAAGGTGTACTACTTCGAGCCCTCCCCCGGCTTGGTGTTGCTTAACGTGGAGGGGAACTCCAGGGTTGTGGAGGATGAGGTGTTTGAGCTGTATGTGAATGGGAGTGGGGAGCTGAGGTACAGGGTGGAGATGGATGGCAGGGAGGTTGGGCGGGGGGTCCTGCCTCTGGTTAAGCAAGCTCCTGGTGGCGTGTCTGGGGATCTTGTCCCCGCGTCTAGTGGGGCCGCGCCTCCGGCTGGGCGGGGGGCGGAGGCGGCCGGGGCGGTGGGCGAGGAGACGCTGGTGGCTGAGGAGACGAAGGTTGTTGAGGAGACTCTAGTCGCCCCCCAGGTTGGTGACCTGTGTATCAAGTTCGGCGGTGGGGTTGTCAAGCTTGTAGATGGGAAGGTCTATGGGAGGGCTGACTTTGGCTTTCTGGAGGCCGATTTGGCTTCGTATGTTTCGCGTCAGCATTTTAAGTCGATGCGTGTGGAGGGGCGTTGGTATCTCGTGGATTTGGGGTCTAAAAACGGCTTGTATATAAACGGCGCCAGGGTCGAGGCTGGGGGGCGTGCTGAGGTTTGGCCGGGTTACAGGGTTAGGGTAGGCAAGGCGGAGGGGGTGGTGGAGCTATGTTGA
- a CDS encoding type II secretion system F family protein, whose product MLRRLSPDPEQAAVLGVRLDALRRTGLILVAAVGGLGGVLAAFALMARQPMFLAGALLAFLLAPVLYMYPLFEVRSRLGRAEGELLPAAVYATIYAAAERDMAEGFFAVAREADLAPSLSAMAKGVERLRVKRLIPTSYEALGEAARLFEGSKVSDFLITMSVARTVGLSQYIQARDLLRSVLFELKSAYARLAENLKTLGEVILVFFGVLPLMLFITTTIFYSSGASMQLLAYTFVGIPLFTVALAFLLDASYPKTPEKFLRWYRLYGIGAAAGAAAGFAVYMAVSPLGLPVKSLPANGLPFLRDIRASYAAAIALGVAAAVVFGFVVPKYLAESSRRWGLISALPFFTRDLAELVKTGLSPAQAVVRLAERKTYNRHFDRLLRDVMRRIVSGATFSEAVKAAGAGAPWFARVVLHASAEAEKLGARHEIFAELADTSRELVDILKAARANARGSVMFGFMTIGIIAVLMGGVVKTLVFQVADYATNVSAAGAVPMNIQLITWSRVPEVLRYALVGAVINSVALGVLIGKMSDGNFFASALYGLIASIIATASIFASLFI is encoded by the coding sequence ATGTTGAGGAGGCTTTCGCCTGACCCGGAGCAGGCGGCTGTTCTGGGGGTTAGGCTGGACGCGCTGAGGCGCACTGGCTTGATTTTGGTGGCCGCCGTCGGGGGCCTTGGGGGGGTTTTGGCGGCGTTTGCCTTAATGGCGCGCCAGCCGATGTTTCTAGCCGGGGCTCTGCTGGCGTTTCTCCTCGCGCCTGTGTTGTATATGTACCCCCTTTTTGAGGTTAGGAGTAGGCTGGGGAGGGCGGAGGGGGAGCTTCTGCCTGCGGCTGTGTACGCCACTATCTACGCCGCGGCGGAGCGGGATATGGCTGAGGGCTTCTTCGCGGTGGCTCGGGAGGCGGATCTCGCCCCGAGCTTGTCTGCGATGGCTAAGGGGGTTGAGAGGTTGCGGGTGAAGCGCCTCATCCCGACGTCGTACGAGGCTCTGGGGGAGGCGGCGCGGCTTTTTGAGGGGAGCAAGGTTTCAGACTTCCTAATCACCATGTCTGTCGCCCGCACGGTGGGGCTTAGCCAGTATATCCAGGCGAGGGATCTTTTGAGGAGTGTCTTGTTTGAGCTTAAGTCCGCCTATGCCCGTCTGGCTGAGAACTTGAAGACGCTGGGGGAGGTGATTTTGGTGTTTTTCGGCGTCTTGCCGCTGATGCTCTTCATCACCACGACGATTTTCTACAGCTCTGGGGCGTCTATGCAGTTGCTGGCCTACACCTTTGTGGGGATCCCGCTCTTCACCGTGGCCTTGGCTTTTCTCCTAGACGCGTCGTATCCCAAGACGCCTGAGAAGTTTTTGAGGTGGTACAGGCTGTACGGCATCGGGGCGGCCGCGGGGGCCGCCGCGGGCTTCGCCGTGTATATGGCTGTGAGCCCTCTGGGGCTTCCGGTGAAGTCTCTCCCGGCTAACGGCCTGCCTTTCCTTAGAGATATCCGGGCGTCGTACGCCGCGGCCATTGCGCTGGGCGTGGCGGCGGCGGTTGTCTTCGGCTTCGTTGTTCCTAAGTACCTGGCGGAGAGCTCCAGGAGGTGGGGGCTCATCTCGGCGTTGCCTTTCTTCACCAGGGACTTGGCTGAGTTGGTGAAGACTGGGCTGTCTCCCGCGCAGGCGGTTGTGAGGCTTGCGGAGAGGAAGACGTACAATAGGCATTTTGACCGGCTTTTGAGAGACGTGATGAGGAGGATTGTGTCGGGGGCTACTTTTTCAGAGGCGGTGAAGGCCGCGGGGGCTGGGGCGCCGTGGTTCGCCCGCGTGGTTCTCCACGCCTCGGCGGAGGCGGAGAAGCTGGGCGCTAGACACGAGATTTTTGCAGAGCTCGCCGACACGTCGAGGGAGCTTGTGGATATTTTGAAGGCGGCGCGGGCAAACGCCAGGGGGTCCGTCATGTTTGGCTTTATGACTATTGGCATAATCGCCGTCCTCATGGGGGGCGTGGTGAAGACGCTGGTTTTTCAAGTAGCCGACTACGCTACGAACGTGTCGGCGGCCGGCGCTGTTCCTATGAATATTCAGCTAATTACATGGAGCAGGGTACCGGAGGTGTTGAGATACGCCTTGGTGGGGGCTGTCATAAACTCGGTGGCTTTGGGGGTTCTGATTGGTAAGATGAGTGACGGCAACTTCTTCGCCAGCGCTCTTTACGGACTTATAGCTTCAATCATAGCCACCGCCTCGATATTTGCGTCACTCTTTATATAG
- the alaS gene encoding alanine--tRNA ligase — MLSARILERSGFLRKRCPLCGSYFWTLRRDQVYCGDQPCVPYGFIGNPPAKVSVESLGELRERFLRFFERHGHVRIKRYPVVARWRDDVYLVGASIYDFQPWVTSGAVPPPANPLAISQPSIRLTDVDKVGRSGRHLTGFEMMAHHAFNYPDRHVYWIDETTEYAYRFFTEELGIAPEEITFKESVWEGGGNAGECFEVLIRGLEVATLVFMHYEVKEGKYVELPLKIVDTGYGLERIYWLLKGTPTIYDAVFGPFLDRARRRLGVPEPPVDVMGRASIYFGQMDPEVIGLEKAYDVIAEKIGVDPRWLREVFRPQEALYVLADHSRTVSWMIADGVIPSNSGAGYLARLLIRRALRSLRLAGVEAPLVELFDMHLKELRGDYPEVWEARGLILELVDIEERKYREVLKSAPGVVKKALDEARRRGRSGFDADDLVSLYDSYGLPPEVVAEAAKSLGVEVRIPDDFYSRLAARHARRERHEEKTLVEMARVVDLPRTRELFYEDPYMKSFKARVLRVIDGRYVVLDQTAFYAEGGGQPADVGVLKFDGGEAKVVDVQRVGHVIVHVVEGRAPPEGGEVVGEIDWERRYALMKMHTGTHVLIQSIRRVLGPHIWQAGAQKDIPSSRLDVTHFKLPTPEEVAAIERLANSVVQANLPVYARLVPRNVAEAKYGFVLYQGGVVPAREIRVLQIGPDEAPFDVQACGGTHLKSTGEIGLIKIQKVERIADGVVRFIFTTGLHALAYVQELERQVAEAASLAGGRRDDVVDSVRRLLQRAEEAERRANRYAELYAAGLAQSLRTEPAGRYKLAVLELDDEELAKRVAQIATGRDKDLVLLVVGGGRATVFTGGVDVAPIVKAMREVGFRGGGSKTFAQGVYTGDVKTLIEAVKRALA, encoded by the coding sequence ATGTTGAGCGCCAGGATTTTGGAGAGGTCTGGCTTCTTGAGGAAGCGGTGCCCGCTCTGCGGGTCCTATTTCTGGACTCTGCGCCGTGACCAGGTTTACTGCGGGGATCAGCCATGTGTGCCGTATGGCTTCATTGGGAACCCTCCGGCGAAGGTGTCGGTGGAGTCGCTTGGGGAGCTTAGGGAGAGGTTTCTGCGGTTCTTCGAGCGGCATGGCCATGTTAGGATTAAGAGGTATCCGGTTGTGGCTAGGTGGAGGGACGACGTCTACCTCGTGGGGGCGTCGATTTACGACTTCCAGCCGTGGGTGACGAGTGGGGCGGTGCCGCCGCCGGCGAACCCCCTGGCGATTTCCCAGCCCTCTATCCGGCTGACCGACGTGGACAAGGTTGGGAGGAGCGGCCGCCACCTCACCGGCTTCGAGATGATGGCTCACCACGCCTTTAACTACCCCGATCGGCATGTATACTGGATTGACGAGACTACTGAGTACGCGTACCGGTTCTTTACAGAGGAGCTGGGCATTGCGCCTGAGGAGATTACGTTTAAGGAGTCTGTGTGGGAGGGCGGGGGGAACGCCGGGGAGTGTTTTGAGGTTTTGATAAGGGGGCTGGAGGTGGCGACTCTTGTCTTTATGCACTACGAGGTTAAGGAGGGGAAGTACGTGGAGCTCCCACTTAAGATTGTGGACACCGGCTACGGGCTTGAGAGGATTTACTGGCTTCTGAAGGGGACGCCGACTATATACGACGCTGTGTTCGGGCCGTTTCTGGATAGGGCCAGGAGGCGGCTGGGTGTGCCGGAGCCCCCCGTGGACGTCATGGGGAGGGCCTCCATCTACTTCGGCCAGATGGACCCCGAGGTTATCGGGCTGGAGAAGGCCTACGACGTAATTGCGGAGAAGATCGGCGTCGACCCCAGGTGGCTGAGGGAGGTGTTTAGGCCGCAGGAGGCGCTGTACGTGCTGGCCGACCACAGCAGGACTGTGTCGTGGATGATCGCAGACGGCGTCATCCCCTCGAACAGCGGGGCGGGGTACCTCGCCCGCCTCCTCATTAGGAGGGCGCTTAGGAGTTTGAGGCTTGCTGGGGTGGAGGCGCCTCTGGTGGAGCTTTTCGACATGCACCTCAAGGAGCTTAGGGGCGACTACCCGGAGGTGTGGGAGGCGAGGGGGCTCATCCTCGAGCTGGTGGATATCGAGGAGAGGAAGTACAGAGAGGTTTTGAAGTCGGCCCCGGGTGTGGTGAAGAAGGCGCTTGACGAGGCGAGGAGGCGGGGGAGGTCTGGCTTCGACGCCGACGACCTAGTGTCGCTGTACGACAGCTACGGCCTCCCGCCCGAGGTGGTGGCGGAGGCGGCGAAGTCGCTCGGGGTTGAGGTTAGGATACCCGACGACTTCTACTCCAGGCTGGCGGCGCGGCACGCCAGGAGGGAGAGGCATGAGGAGAAGACGCTGGTGGAGATGGCCAGGGTGGTGGACCTGCCGAGGACTAGGGAGCTCTTCTACGAGGATCCCTACATGAAGAGCTTCAAGGCGAGGGTTCTGAGGGTGATAGACGGGAGGTACGTGGTGCTTGACCAGACGGCGTTTTACGCAGAGGGCGGCGGCCAGCCGGCGGACGTCGGCGTGCTCAAGTTCGACGGCGGGGAGGCGAAGGTTGTCGACGTCCAGCGGGTGGGGCACGTAATTGTGCACGTCGTCGAGGGGAGGGCCCCGCCGGAGGGGGGCGAGGTGGTTGGGGAGATCGACTGGGAGAGGCGGTACGCCCTCATGAAGATGCACACAGGCACGCACGTCCTTATCCAGAGCATTAGGAGGGTGCTGGGGCCCCACATATGGCAGGCGGGGGCGCAGAAGGACATACCCTCCAGCCGCCTCGACGTGACGCACTTCAAGCTCCCCACGCCGGAGGAGGTGGCGGCTATTGAGAGGCTCGCCAACTCCGTGGTGCAGGCGAACCTCCCGGTGTACGCCAGGTTGGTCCCCCGAAACGTGGCGGAGGCGAAGTACGGCTTTGTCTTGTACCAAGGCGGGGTGGTGCCGGCGAGGGAGATCAGGGTGTTGCAGATAGGCCCCGACGAGGCTCCATTCGACGTCCAGGCGTGCGGAGGCACCCACCTCAAATCCACGGGAGAGATCGGCCTCATCAAGATTCAGAAGGTGGAGCGCATCGCCGACGGCGTGGTGCGTTTCATATTCACCACGGGGCTCCACGCCCTTGCCTACGTCCAGGAGCTGGAGCGGCAGGTGGCCGAGGCGGCTTCTCTGGCCGGGGGGAGGAGGGACGACGTGGTGGACTCGGTGAGGAGGCTGTTGCAGAGGGCGGAGGAGGCTGAGAGGAGGGCTAACCGCTACGCGGAGCTCTACGCCGCCGGGCTCGCGCAGAGCCTGAGGACTGAGCCCGCCGGCCGCTACAAGCTAGCCGTCTTGGAGCTAGACGACGAGGAGCTGGCCAAGAGGGTGGCGCAGATAGCCACGGGCCGCGACAAGGATCTGGTTCTGCTTGTGGTGGGCGGGGGGAGGGCCACTGTGTTTACGGGAGGCGTCGACGTGGCGCCTATCGTCAAGGCGATGCGGGAGGTGGGGTTCAGAGGCGGCGGCTCTAAGACCTTTGCCCAGGGGGTGTACACAGGCGACGTCAAGACTTTAATAGAGGCTGTGAAGAGGGCGCTGGCATGA
- a CDS encoding nascent polypeptide-associated complex protein: protein MIPSNPRDLERILKRMGIKVEEVDAAYVEIRLKSGEVLRINNPTVALMKMPNKMLVYQIQTAEGSVQRVAQQQQQPQASGYVPSEEDIALVAEQTGAPREEVVKALIEAKGDLVQAAMKLMSRRQG, encoded by the coding sequence ATGATCCCCTCCAACCCCCGCGACTTGGAGCGGATCCTCAAGAGGATGGGCATTAAGGTGGAGGAGGTGGACGCGGCGTATGTAGAGATTAGGCTCAAGTCGGGGGAGGTCCTCCGCATCAACAACCCCACCGTGGCTCTGATGAAGATGCCTAACAAGATGCTTGTCTACCAGATACAGACGGCGGAGGGCTCGGTCCAGAGGGTAGCCCAGCAGCAACAACAGCCCCAGGCCTCTGGGTATGTGCCAAGTGAGGAGGACATCGCGCTCGTGGCGGAGCAGACGGGGGCCCCGAGGGAGGAGGTGGTGAAGGCCCTCATAGAGGCGAAGGGGGATTTGGTGCAGGCGGCGATGAAGCTGATGTCGAGGAGGCAGGGCTAG
- a CDS encoding 50S ribosomal protein L16 codes for MPVRPARCYKRIKGPPYTREDYIHGAPMIQIPKFDMGTTSAAARAAFTMVAKLVVEERGQIRMQALEAARQMASKYLTKYVGDANYYLRLNVIPHHVLRENRMLAMAGADRLQEGMRLAFGSPAGRAARVEPGEVIFYAEFKPEHMAHIKEALRRASSKLPLPTRIVIEAKDGGGKATAQR; via the coding sequence ATGCCAGTTAGGCCGGCGCGGTGCTACAAGCGGATTAAGGGGCCGCCCTACACGAGAGAGGACTACATCCACGGAGCCCCTATGATCCAGATACCCAAGTTTGACATGGGCACTACAAGCGCGGCGGCCCGGGCGGCCTTCACCATGGTGGCTAAGCTCGTGGTGGAAGAGCGGGGCCAGATTAGGATGCAGGCGCTGGAGGCGGCGAGGCAGATGGCCTCGAAGTACTTGACTAAATACGTGGGGGACGCCAACTACTACCTCAGGCTTAATGTGATCCCCCACCACGTCCTCAGGGAGAATAGAATGCTGGCAATGGCGGGCGCAGACCGTCTACAAGAGGGTATGAGGCTGGCCTTTGGATCGCCGGCGGGGAGGGCGGCGAGGGTCGAGCCGGGGGAGGTCATATTCTACGCCGAGTTTAAGCCGGAGCACATGGCCCACATCAAGGAGGCGCTGAGGCGCGCCTCGTCAAAGTTGCCCCTGCCCACACGGATAGTTATAGAGGCGAAGGATGGAGGTGGCAAGGCAACTGCACAAAGATAG
- a CDS encoding DUF2192 domain-containing protein, protein MEVARQLHKDRIEAALVLLERVLNGLVTSRSALVAELQEVYREKGVEPLRGLSKEGIYDKEIATVYLVGIYGAGVLAAGDYDDIFYIENRAVEAVEIIRNVGEVLPAELKEALARKTEEVKGKSAEDRVFRVLRLVFTGVVLGYYPEILLTKALKIYETAYPQLSERLVNYAAFYSAYKIAEDIALGRIRSAENLKIMKYTYCLRMGFQKCKPSDRLIAEVAHHIYKVDNSLLSKLFAKGVLPKIG, encoded by the coding sequence ATGGAGGTGGCAAGGCAACTGCACAAAGATAGGATAGAGGCCGCTCTTGTACTACTAGAGCGCGTCCTCAACGGGCTTGTCACCTCCCGCTCCGCGCTGGTCGCCGAGCTCCAGGAGGTGTATAGGGAGAAGGGGGTTGAGCCCCTCCGCGGCCTTTCGAAAGAGGGGATTTACGACAAGGAGATAGCCACGGTGTATCTAGTAGGGATCTACGGCGCAGGTGTCCTCGCCGCCGGGGATTACGACGACATTTTCTACATCGAGAACAGGGCTGTCGAGGCTGTGGAGATTATACGCAACGTCGGCGAGGTCCTGCCCGCCGAGCTTAAGGAGGCGCTGGCGAGGAAGACGGAGGAGGTGAAGGGGAAATCCGCCGAGGACAGGGTCTTTAGAGTCCTCAGGCTCGTGTTCACGGGGGTGGTTTTGGGCTACTACCCAGAGATTTTGCTAACCAAGGCTTTGAAGATCTACGAGACTGCGTATCCACAGCTCTCGGAGCGCCTGGTAAACTACGCCGCCTTCTACAGCGCCTACAAAATAGCTGAGGACATCGCGCTGGGGAGGATAAGAAGCGCCGAAAACCTCAAAATTATGAAATACACATACTGCCTCAGGATGGGCTTCCAGAAATGTAAGCCAAGCGACAGACTGATCGCCGAGGTGGCCCACCACATATACAAAGTGGATAACTCCCTCTTATCGAAGCTCTTCGCCAAGGGGGTACTGCCTAAGATTGGGTAG
- a CDS encoding S9 family peptidase: MPKAVAFHGYRSSPTNINWLTRPLAESGFEVVAPSIRDVDDGYEAGVRELPVAVAAGHSMGGTVALLLAARNPGSVNCVIAVAAPVDRRLQLQYLLQSDDPYMKKLANHLASLGGKLEQTSPSRYIGNGMPPVLYIRGSADNVVPRIHVDILAGLSDKLNFPLEVVEIEGMGHSPQREEHIHRIADAVKKFVGRCGSTQS; encoded by the coding sequence ATGCCTAAGGCGGTGGCGTTTCACGGCTACAGAAGCTCGCCTACAAACATCAACTGGCTGACAAGGCCGCTCGCCGAGAGCGGCTTCGAGGTGGTGGCGCCCTCTATAAGAGATGTGGACGACGGCTACGAGGCCGGTGTGAGGGAATTGCCGGTGGCGGTCGCCGCCGGGCACAGCATGGGGGGCACCGTGGCACTCCTCCTCGCGGCGAGGAACCCAGGCTCTGTCAACTGCGTAATCGCCGTGGCGGCGCCGGTGGACAGGAGGCTCCAGCTCCAGTACCTCCTCCAGTCAGACGACCCCTACATGAAGAAGCTGGCTAACCACCTGGCTTCTCTGGGCGGCAAATTGGAGCAGACCTCGCCGTCCCGCTACATAGGCAACGGGATGCCCCCGGTTCTCTACATCAGAGGCTCCGCGGACAACGTAGTGCCGAGGATACACGTCGACATCCTCGCCGGCTTGTCAGACAAGTTAAACTTCCCACTGGAGGTTGTGGAGATCGAGGGGATGGGCCACTCCCCCCAGAGGGAGGAGCACATCCACAGAATTGCAGACGCCGTGAAAAAATTCGTAGGTAGGTGCGGCTCTACCCAATCTTAG
- a CDS encoding proteasome assembly chaperone family protein, whose product MRLEVKISGLPRDKRNILVMACPEPSLAGVVAVEYLIDALKMEEIGAIRITEMPPVIAVVNGAAKLPHRIFYSREAGIVAIRQHVPIPPQIYAEFIHKVLDWAEENKVKLVVCLSSMPAAGERESDNVYFVTEEDLVEKFKQYGFEPIKEATVAGLEGAYLDAVLGRNIDGALLIAESRLLTAIKRLVDSGKISTHRDVMLILNDLVGRVGPDVGAALKLINAVAKLAEIQIDTAKLQEHASKYAFLIEKNLEALFKPIEAVATAQKREIPLVF is encoded by the coding sequence ATGCGTCTTGAGGTTAAAATAAGCGGGTTGCCTAGAGACAAGAGAAATATATTGGTCATGGCATGTCCCGAGCCCTCCCTGGCTGGCGTCGTGGCGGTTGAGTACCTAATCGATGCGTTAAAGATGGAGGAGATAGGCGCGATTAGAATCACCGAGATGCCTCCGGTAATCGCGGTGGTCAACGGCGCCGCGAAGTTGCCGCACCGCATATTCTACTCACGTGAAGCTGGGATAGTGGCAATTAGACAACACGTCCCCATCCCACCGCAGATATATGCGGAGTTTATACACAAGGTACTCGACTGGGCTGAGGAGAACAAGGTAAAGCTCGTGGTCTGCCTCTCCTCCATGCCAGCCGCTGGCGAGAGGGAGAGCGACAACGTATACTTCGTAACCGAGGAGGACCTCGTGGAGAAGTTTAAGCAGTACGGGTTCGAGCCCATAAAAGAGGCCACCGTGGCGGGGCTTGAGGGGGCGTATCTCGACGCGGTGCTTGGGAGGAATATAGACGGCGCCCTCCTCATAGCCGAGTCTAGACTCCTCACAGCTATCAAGAGGCTGGTTGACAGCGGCAAGATCTCGACTCACCGCGACGTCATGCTTATACTAAACGACTTGGTGGGCCGCGTGGGGCCGGACGTCGGCGCCGCCCTGAAGCTGATAAACGCCGTGGCGAAGCTCGCCGAGATTCAGATAGACACCGCAAAGCTACAAGAACACGCCTCTAAATACGCCTTCCTCATCGAGAAGAACCTCGAGGCCCTCTTCAAGCCCATAGAGGCCGTGGCCACCGCCCAGAAGAGAGAGATACCGCTGGTCTTCTAG
- a CDS encoding 50S ribosomal protein L5, with protein sequence MPSWRELVLVKDHPMQRIFIEKVVVNIGVGTGGEKLEKAADLLKDLTGAEPSKRRAKRSIKDFGIRKGEPIGVAVTLRRDQAVDFLMRALQAVNNRVKKTSFDDRGNVCFGIKEHILLPGVKYNPAVGIWGMDVCVKLAKPGLRVQLRRRRRSKVGKRQLVTREEAVEFFQKVLGVQVD encoded by the coding sequence ATGCCCAGCTGGAGGGAGCTTGTGCTGGTCAAGGACCACCCTATGCAGCGGATATTTATCGAAAAGGTGGTGGTCAACATCGGCGTGGGGACAGGCGGGGAGAAGCTTGAAAAAGCCGCGGATTTGTTGAAAGACTTGACAGGAGCAGAGCCTTCTAAGAGGAGGGCGAAGCGCTCAATTAAGGACTTCGGGATTAGGAAGGGGGAGCCGATAGGCGTCGCCGTGACCCTGCGGCGTGACCAAGCCGTGGATTTCCTAATGCGCGCGCTACAGGCGGTTAACAACAGAGTCAAGAAGACAAGCTTCGACGACAGAGGCAACGTGTGCTTCGGCATAAAGGAACACATCCTGTTGCCCGGCGTCAAGTACAACCCAGCCGTGGGCATCTGGGGAATGGACGTATGTGTAAAGCTGGCTAAGCCGGGGCTGAGGGTCCAGCTCAGGAGGCGGAGAAGAAGCAAAGTTGGGAAGAGGCAACTCGTGACTAGGGAGGAGGCTGTCGAGTTTTTCCAAAAGGTGCTGGGGGTCCAGGTTGATTAA
- a CDS encoding metallophosphoesterase produces the protein MLVVALSDSHDNITAVRKAGEEARRRGASLVLHAGDWVSPFTAKFLREAVGEGVRIVGVWGNNEGERPYFLETARRYGVEIAGDAAELEAGGRRIAVYHGTSPVLLRALVESGIYDVVIYGHTHQAAVERRGKTLVVNPGELCGCLTGRSTYAVIDLERLEVELAFL, from the coding sequence ATGCTAGTAGTCGCGCTGTCGGACAGCCACGACAACATAACCGCGGTCAGGAAGGCCGGCGAGGAGGCGAGGAGGAGGGGGGCGTCGCTTGTCCTGCACGCCGGGGACTGGGTCTCCCCCTTCACGGCGAAGTTTCTAAGAGAGGCTGTCGGCGAGGGGGTGAGGATAGTAGGCGTCTGGGGGAACAACGAAGGGGAGAGGCCCTACTTCTTAGAAACTGCGAGGAGGTACGGGGTCGAGATCGCGGGGGACGCCGCCGAGCTGGAGGCCGGGGGTAGGAGGATAGCAGTGTACCACGGCACGTCGCCTGTGTTGCTGAGGGCCCTCGTGGAGTCCGGCATATACGACGTGGTGATATACGGCCACACCCACCAGGCCGCTGTGGAGCGTAGAGGGAAGACGCTCGTGGTAAACCCCGGCGAGCTGTGCGGATGCCTCACGGGTAGGTCAACCTACGCAGTGATTGACCTAGAGAGGCTGGAGGTGGAGCTGGCTTTCTTGTGA